The following coding sequences lie in one Benincasa hispida cultivar B227 chromosome 6, ASM972705v1, whole genome shotgun sequence genomic window:
- the LOC120079538 gene encoding 60S ribosomal protein L35: protein MARIKVHELRQKSKSDLLLQLKDLKAELSLLRVAKVTGGAPNKLSKIKVVRLSIAQVLTVISQKQKAALREAYKKKKLLPLDLRPKKTRAIRRRLTKHQDSLKTERQKKKEMYFPLRKYAIKV from the exons ATGG CGAGAATCAAGGTTCATGAGTTGAGGCAGAAATCGAAGTCGGATCTGTTGTTGCAGCTTAAGGATCTTAAGGCGGAGCTTTCTCTCCTTCGAGTCGCCAAAGTCACCGGCGGTGCTCCGAACAAGCTATCCAAAAT CAAGGTGGTGAGATTGTCGATCGCTCAAGTTTTGACAGTAATTTCTCAGAAGCAGAAGGCGGCATTAAGGGAAGCttacaagaagaagaagctttTGCCTCTCGATCTCCGCCCAAAGAAGACCAGGGCCATTCGTAGAAGGCTCACCAAGCACCAG GATTCTTTGAAAACTGAGAgacagaagaagaaagaaatgtACTTTCCATTGAGGAAATACGCTATTAAGGTGTAG